Proteins encoded together in one Dermacentor variabilis isolate Ectoservices chromosome 2, ASM5094787v1, whole genome shotgun sequence window:
- the LOC142573287 gene encoding uncharacterized protein LOC142573287 — protein MAHVCDRAAIGDDDRRCEFCSKLFIQRKNMLQHIRNVHRMAVDVKKLMKCDVCGTSLPTMEKYSVHQIAAHNFEADYVHLCSGTLRNFMNGKQKRVAKTAGSFCPGTPKSWPVERQGSTITVIDQARQGKRKVIVTVGRKVKGAVGLVRYAFHLLPSQWTTLSPTPEGTTIKVRYQRNHYGHKPEIQHLRMSDKEKASVAENLERGVPMKTILKRIRTSVASKLRPVLLAECSTLHNIKRQFNIAAPERCHTNDAVSVDTWVLVMKEKGETLVRLYKAQGAVDPSGTFSSADFALVLMAEPQKELLEKLGPAGTLCLDSTHGTTEYQFELTTLLVLDKVGSGVTIAYFICNRMNEQTLKAFFKYLELAMAKKVAAKTLISDDASQFYKAWSRVMGAAKQKLLCAWHVDNNWLKKTLECVEKQLRPHVYHSVWLLLRVPRGKGI, from the exons ATGGCGCAcgtctgtgatcgagctgccatcggcgatgacgatcgtcgctgcgaattttgcagcaaactattcatacagaggaagaacatgctgcaacacatcaggaacgttcacagaatggccgtggatgtcaagaaattgatgaaatgcgacgtatgtggcacttccctgcctacaatggagaagtattcggtgcaccagatcgctgcgcacaacttcgagGCTGACTACGTGCACCTGTGTTCCGGAACACTAagg aatttcatgaatggaaagcagaagagggtagccaaaactgctggttcattttgcccagggaccccgaaaagctggccagtggagagacaaggatccactattactgtaatagatcaggcgaggcaaggaaaaaggaaggtcatagtgaccgtcgggagaaAAGTCAAGGGAGCCgtaggtctggtaagatatgCCTTTCATTTATTACCGTCACAATGGACAACACTCAGTccgacacctgaaggcaccaccataaaagtcaggtatcaaagaaaccattatggtcataaaccagaaattcagcacttgagaatgagtgacaaggaaaaggccagcgtagcagagaacctagaaaggggtgtgcccatgaaaaccattctaaagcgaataagaacatctgtggcatccaagctgaggccagtgctcttggcagagtgctcaaccctgcataacatcaaacggcagtttaacattgctgctCCTGAACGTTGTCACACTAATGATGCTgtcagtgtagacacgtgggtgcttgtgatgaaagaaaaaggtgaaacacttgtccgcctgtacaaggcacaaggtgcagtggacccaagtggtacattttcttcagcagactttgctcttgttctgatggcagagcctcagaaggagctactagaaaaattgggccctgcaggGACTCTATGTCTTGActccacacatggaactacagagtaccagtttgagctgaccactcttctggtgctagataaagtaggatcaggtgtaactatagcttatttcatctgcaaccggatgaacgagcaaactttgaaagcattcttcaaatatctggagttggccatggccaaaaaagtggccgctaagacattgatatctgatgatgcctcgcaattctacaaagcatggtccaGGGTCATGGGTGCCGCAAaacagaaacttctctgtgcctggcatgtggataacaATTGGCTTAAGAAGACactcgagtgtgtagagaaacagctaaggccacatgtttaccatagtgtgtggctactcttaagagttcctcgcggaaaaggcatttga